The Caldisericum sp. DNA window TTGATAGATCTATACCATATTCCTTTGCAAGTCTTTTTGCAGCAGGTGATGCAAGTATTAAGGTTTCTTCTGTCTTGGGTTCTTCTTTTGTAGCTCCTTCTTCTTTGCCAACTTCTTCTCCAATAAGTGCAATAACTTCACCAACTTTTGCACTTTCTCCTTCCTGAACTTTTATTTCAACAAGTATGCCTTCATAAGGAGACTCAAGTGCGTTAATGATTTTTTCAGATTCAACTTCTACAAGAGGTTCTCCTTTTTTCACAAAATCACCAACTTTTTTAAACCACTTTGTTACTGTTCCTTCCTCCATTGAAAGCCCAAATTTGGGCATTCTTACCTCAAACATCACAGCACACTCCTTACCGCTTCAATTACGCTTTTTCTATCAGGCACTACAAAGTCCTGCAGAGGCGGAGAGAAAGGAATATGAACATTTTTTGCACCTACCCTTCTTATAGGTGCATCAAGATAGTCGAATAATTCTTCCTGAATAGTTGCGGCAATTTCTGCGCCCCATCCTGCTCTCCTCCATGTTTCATGGGCAATTACAACTTTGTGAGTCTTTTTAACAGACTTGAATACAGTTTCCTTATCCCATGGAACAAGCGTTCTTAAGTCAACAACCTCAACACTTATGCCTTCTTTTGAAAGTTCTTCTGCTGCGGCAAGCGATTCGTGGACCATCCTTGAAGTTGCAATAACAGTCACATCACGCCCTTCTCTTTTCACATCTGCAACCCCAAAAGGTATATAGTATTCCTCTTCTGGAACAGGACCTTTTTTGGCATATAGCATTTTGTGTTCAAAACAGATGACAGGGTCGTCTGACTTAAGAGCAGTCTTGAATAGCCCTTTCATATCATAAGGCGTTGAAGGAATGATTACTTTTATACCCGGGATATGCATAAAGATCGTTTCGATTGATTCTGAGTGTTGTGCGGCAGCCGATTTAGAAATGCCATCAGGACCTCTCAAAATTAGATGAAGTTTCCCCTGTCCTCCTGTCATATACTTAAATTTCATAATCTGATTTGCAATTGCAGCCATACCAGTAAATAGGAAATCTGCAAAATGAAATTCCGCAACAGGCCTCATTCCTGCAAGTGCTGCACCGAGCGCTGAACCAAAAATTACCTCTTCAGAAATTGGGGTGTCAATTATTCTATCCTGATATTTTCCAAGAATTGGCTTATAAGCACCAAAAATACCACCTTGTTTTGCAATGTCTTCTCCATAAGTAAAAATGGTTGGGTCTCTTGACATTTCCTCTAAGATTGCTTCTCCAAGAGCCTCTGAAAATGTTATCTCTCTCATATATCCTCCTTAGTAAAGACAATTGGTGCTATCTTCAAATAAGTCTTCAAGAGCCTCTTCTGGTGCAGGATATTCATCTTCTTCTGCAAATTTGACAGCATCTTCTACTTCTGCCCGTGCCTCTTTCCATATTTCTTCCTTTGCCTTGTCATTTAAAAATCCACCTTCGAAAAGGGTTTTTTCAAATCTTCCTATAGGCTCATTTGTCCATTTCATTTCAACTTCTTCTTTTGTTCTGTAGAGTTGCGGATCTCCTACAAAATGCCCTTTTATCCTATAGGTCTTTGCTTCAATAAGAGTTGGTCCTCCGCCATTTCTCGCTCTTTCAACAGCTTCCTTTACTGTCTCATAAACTGCAAGAACATCGTTTCCATCTATTGTAACGCCAGGAATGTTATAGCCTACGGCTCTGTCAGCAATGTTTTCAACGGATGTTGTTTCCTGAACTCTTTCAGTTGAAGCAAACTGGTTATTCTCGTTCAAGAAAATAACAGGAAGTTTGAAAACTGATGCCCAGTTCAAAGACTCGTGGAAAGAACCTCTATTCGATGCACCGTCTCCGAAAAATGAGACAACAACATTGTCCTTCTTCTGCAACTTAATTGCCATCCCGGCACCTACTGCAATGGGAAGACCACCACCAACTTCTCCATTTGCTCCAAGCACGCCTATTGACACATCTGCAATGTGCATTGAGCCACCTTTACCCTTGCAATAGCCATGCTTTTTACCATAGAGTTCTGCCATCATTCGCCGCATCGAAGCACCTTTTGCAATCATGTGACCGTGCCCACGGTGAGTTGAAGTTATATAATCCTCAACACGCAAGTTTGCCATAGCGCCAACTGCAATAGCTTCTTCTCCAATGTAGAGATGAATAAACCCTGGTAGTTTTCCCTGCAGGAATAATTCTTCTGCTTTTAGCTCAAAGGTCCTTATTCGGACCATGTCTTTGTAGAGCTTCAATAACAAATCTTTTGATAACTCCATCTTACCTCCTTTCAAAGATATAAAATTAAAAATCAATTAAAAACAAGCCATCCTTTAAAACTCTTTTTAATGGATAACTACTCGTTAACAATGCCATTTCA harbors:
- a CDS encoding thiamine pyrophosphate-dependent dehydrogenase E1 component subunit alpha, coding for MELSKDLLLKLYKDMVRIRTFELKAEELFLQGKLPGFIHLYIGEEAIAVGAMANLRVEDYITSTHRGHGHMIAKGASMRRMMAELYGKKHGYCKGKGGSMHIADVSIGVLGANGEVGGGLPIAVGAGMAIKLQKKDNVVVSFFGDGASNRGSFHESLNWASVFKLPVIFLNENNQFASTERVQETTSVENIADRAVGYNIPGVTIDGNDVLAVYETVKEAVERARNGGGPTLIEAKTYRIKGHFVGDPQLYRTKEEVEMKWTNEPIGRFEKTLFEGGFLNDKAKEEIWKEARAEVEDAVKFAEEDEYPAPEEALEDLFEDSTNCLY
- a CDS encoding alpha-ketoacid dehydrogenase subunit beta, which codes for MREITFSEALGEAILEEMSRDPTIFTYGEDIAKQGGIFGAYKPILGKYQDRIIDTPISEEVIFGSALGAALAGMRPVAEFHFADFLFTGMAAIANQIMKFKYMTGGQGKLHLILRGPDGISKSAAAQHSESIETIFMHIPGIKVIIPSTPYDMKGLFKTALKSDDPVICFEHKMLYAKKGPVPEEEYYIPFGVADVKREGRDVTVIATSRMVHESLAAAEELSKEGISVEVVDLRTLVPWDKETVFKSVKKTHKVVIAHETWRRAGWGAEIAATIQEELFDYLDAPIRRVGAKNVHIPFSPPLQDFVVPDRKSVIEAVRSVL